A segment of the Methylomonas paludis genome:
ATGACAACTCCATCCGATAACGAACAAGACTGGCGGCAAAAACTCACGCCTGAGCAATACCATGTCTGTTGGGAAAAAGGCACGGAACCAGCTTTCACTGGTAAATACACGGATTGCACTGCAACCGGGATTTACCACTGTGTTTGCTGCTCGCAGCCGCTGTTTTCGTCAGAAAATAAATTCCATTCCGGCTGTGGTTGGCCTAGCTTCTGGAAAGCTTTACACGCGGACACCCTTACTCAAATCGAAGATACTACTCATGGCATGCGCCGTGTCGAAGTCACTTGCACCAATTGCGGCGCTCATCTAGGTCATGTTTTCCCTGACGGACCACCGCCCACCGGCCTGCGTTATTGCATTAATTCAGTGGCGATAGATTTACAAGTCAGCTCATGACTGCTGCGGTACTTGCTCAGGATTTACTGGATTTTATTGATGCCAGCCCCAGTCCCTGGCACGCTGTAGCCAGTATTGAACAAAAATTGCTGACTTTTAATTTTCAGCGTTTGGAAGAGACCAATGTTTGGTCACTTAGCAGTGGCGGCCGTTATTATGTGATCCGGGATGATTCCTCCATTGTGCTGTTTGTGCTGGGCAAACAATCTGTAGCGGAAACCGGCTTTAAAATTGTCGGCGCTCACACCGACTCACCCGGTTTACGGGTCAAACCCAATCCGCTGCTGAACAGTGATAATATCCAACGGCTGGCCCTTGAAGTGTATGGTGGACCAATACTCGCCACGTTTACAGACCGGGATTTAGGCCTAGCCGGACGGGTAGCCTACCAGGATGCTGTCGGCAATATAATCAGCCGTTTGGTTAAGTTCCCAAATCCATTGCTGCGTTTACCGAATCTGGCCATCCACATGAATCGGGCAGTAAATGAGGATGGCTTAAAACTGAACAAACAAACTGAACTGGCCGCCATTTTATCGGCAAATGCTAATCAGCAGTTGCATGCAGATTATTTTTCCAGCCTGCTGAGTCTAGCTTCCGGCATTGCCGAGGCTGATATTTTAGGCTGGGAACTGAATGCCTATGATACTCAATCCGGCAGTTTTTGGGGCGCGGAACAGGAGTTTTTGGCTAACAGCCAATTGGATAATCTGGCTTCCTGCCATGCCGGGTTAAGTGCATTTCTCGCCGAAACCAGCTTAAACAGTGGTAATAGCCTGGTGTGTGCATTTTTTGATCATGAAGAAGTCGGCAGTGAAAGCTGCAAAGGTGCTTCGGGTAGTTTACTGGGCGATATACTACAGCGCATAGTCAACGCCACTGATACCAGCCGCGACGCCTATCATCGCGCCATGACCCACAGCTTTATGATCAGTGCCGACATGGCCCACGCTTATCAGCCCAGTTTCCCGAACGCCTACGAACCCAATCATAAATTACTAGTCAATCAAGGGCCGGTTATCAAAATCAATGCTAATCAGCGCTACGCCAGCGAATGTAAGTCCGCCGCACAGTTTATTCAGTATTGCCGCAAGGCCGGCGTACCTTACCAGCAATATTCGCACCGAGGCGATCTGCCTTGTGGCAGTACCATTGGTCCACTCACCTCAGCCAAGCTAGGCATTCGTACTGTAGATGTCGGCAATCCGATGTGGGCGATGCACAGCTTGCGCGAGAGTGCCGGCGTTCTGGATCACAGCTACATGGTGCAGGCGCTAAGCAGTTTTTTTACCAATTAGAACATCCCCCACTACGATGACAAGCCTTACCGCCCAGCAGTCTACCTAATCCGGGCCGAGACTTGGCAAACCCGCGATATAAAACATTCCACACCGGTTTTAATACCGGGCAACGCAGTAAGGCCGCCAACCAGCCCAGTCCGACTGCCTGATAAACAACCTCAAAAACCGCCACATCTTTAATCAGCCGACCATCTTCATAAACACCGTGAATCTCAGCGACCAGCTCAGACATGGTTTTACCATAGACCTCTGCTTTAAATTCAGCCGCATTAATATCCACAAACCCCAGTTTGGCATTTTGATTTCTCCGTCTTAACCAAGCCACTTCGCGCCGACAAATTGGGCATAAGCCATCGTAAAACAAAATAAAATCAGCTCGCGTACTCATAATTTCGACCATGCAAATAATAGGCGCATTGCTGTTTTTCCATTACCAAACATGACAAGCAATATACCCTGGCAACCAGTTTCGGCAAGTCAGACGTACAGATTATTCCAATTCACCAAGTCATACCTGCCAATATTTCCACACAAACCATAAATAAACCAAACAAACACCTAATAACTTAAAAATGGCCAAAAACCATCAATATATTGACTTATGGTATTTGTATGGTATTTTTTATTCGGCAATATCGGTGCTATTTAACCAAGCCTACCGGGCGAACATAAACAGCGGCGCTTTTGGCCACCAACATTTTTACTCGTGGCATTTTGTCAAATATCCTGATTTAAGTGCCGTTGATGCTTGCAAATTTGATTTTTAGGAAGAGTTCACCATGACCCAGATAAAACGTTTACTAACTTTTGCCCTGGTACTCGGCTGCAATACCGGTACGGTACAGGCTTCCACTTATACTTTCAGCGCATTTGACGACCCCAATGCCACTCGCGGCACTTATGCGACCGGCCTTAATAATAATGGCGTAGTGACCGGTTATTTCTCGGACGGCACCGGGGATCATGGTTTTACAGATGCCAACGGCACTTACACCACACTGGATGACCCTAATGCCGTACCTTCGCTCGGTGCATTGGGTAATGGCACCCACGCTTTAGCGATAAACTCCGGCGGTCAGGTAGTGGGTGAATATTTCAAAGCCACCGGCGGCGGGCACGGTTTTTTATATGATGGCGGCACTTACACCACGATAGACGTACCAGGCGCGTCCATCGGCACTGCCGCATTGAGTATTAACGCCGGCGGCGAGATCGTTGGTCTTTATCAAGGCGCGAGCGGCACTATCCATGGTTTTACCTATACTGCAGGCACCTATACCACGCTGGATGACCCCAATGCCTTGACTGGCCTGAATAACGGCACGTTTCTGACCGGCATCAATGCCAGCGGCGAAATAGCCGGCTCCTATAACGATGCCGGCGGGGAACACGGCTTTGTGTATAGTGGCGGGGCATTCACCACCATAGACGACCCCAACGCCACCCAGGGTACTTATGTCACCGGTATTAACGATCTGGGCTGGTTAATCGGAACTTATACCGATAACAACAGTAATCATGGCTTTGTGTACGAAAACGGGGTATTTACCACATTGGATTACCCCAGCGCCATTGCCGGCGTGATTGCGCCCGGTTACAGCAACGGTACTCTGGGATACGGCATCAATACCAGCGGACTGGTGTCCGGTAATTTCATCGATGCCGGCGGTCGGCATGGTTTTCTGGCCACGCCCAGCAACGTACCGCTGCCTTCGGCACTGTATTTGTTCGGTAGTGCAATCGCTGCATTCTTTGGTATGAAACAACAAAAACATTCAAAGCCATTTATCGCGGGCTAAACTCTGCCCCTGGTAAATAGGCAACTGTTGCTTGCGGGCTGAACCAGATTCGGGTTCAGCCCGCGACAATATTAGAATTCAGTCGATACGCCATACTGATTGCCTACAAATCTGACTGGGTATTTTTTAACGCCTGCTACCATTAAGCATTCGCTTACTGAGCCGCTTCTAAAAGGGAAGCAATAAACCCCAGACTCATCAGACATACCCCAAAAAGGTAATACCGAAACATTAAATCATCTGTATCGTACTGATTTTTATATCTCAGCAATATTCGATAACTGACCAAAAAAGCAGCAACAGCAGGCACTTGCAACACAGGACTACAGAAACGTTGCCAAGGATCGCTAGGCAGTTGACTATAAGACAGCGCAAATGAAATGAAAAATGCCGCCACTGCAAAACATAGCGAAATTTGGGCGATCCAATAATATCTGACTCTATCCAATTCGGCTTGTGGTAACCAGTTTCCGCAATCACATTGTTTAGCTGTCCCTAAACGTCCGATTGAATCATGTTTTCTTCCACAGTGAGAACAAGCATAAAAACTATAACGATACATCTTTTCAATCCTCGTTTAACCGATAACCCACACCAGTTTCAGTGAGTAAATAACGAGGCCGCGCTGGGTCTGCTTCAATTTTATGGCGTAATTGGCCCATATAAATTCTCAGATAATGATTATGCTCAATAAATGAAGCCCCCCAAACTTTTTCCAGCAATTGCCGGTGAGTAACCACAAATCCTGCGTTATGAATCAATGCGCATAACAAGCGAAATTCAATTTGGGTTAGATGAATTTCCCGCGCCCCCATAAATACACGCCGTTTTGTCAGCTCAACTTTCAACTCCCCGGTCTGGAAAACCTCCTGATTACTATTGGGCAATTTACCGATACGTCTTAGTAAAACCTTGATGCGGGATAACAACTCTGCGTTGCTGAATGGTTTAGTTAGATAATCATCCGCGCCGTTATCGAGTGCCTGAGTGATATCGCCTTCCTTATTCCTGGCCGAAAGTACGATGATCGGTAAATCCGTCCATTTACGCAGGCGGCAAATGACTTCCTGGCCATCAATATCCGGTAGTCCCAAATCAAGTATCATCAGCTTGGGGTGTTTACTGCGGGCAGTATCAAGCCCTTCTTTGCCGGTTTCCACGGCCAGAACTGTATATTGCTGATTTTCCAGTGTAGTCGTTAACAACGACCGAAACTGTGGATCGTCTTCAACTAACAAAAGTAATGCTGTCTGCATTTTCAAGGGTACATCCTATTTATTCTGGCTCGATTGATGGAGGAGATTGCAGAATAGGCAGGTGCAACTGAAATATTGCCCCACCGCCGTTGCGGTTGCTAACTGAAACCTCACCGCCATGTGCTTCGACGATGGCTCGGCAAATTGAAAGCCCCAAACCCACACCGCTTTGAGCACTTTCAGCATGAATTCGAAAAAATTTATCAAAAATTTTGTGTTGAAATTCCTCAGCAATCCCAGGACCACGGTCAGCAATGGTAATAGTCAGACCAAAAGGGGTTGTTTCAACGGAAATGTCTATCGGCAGCCCTTCCGAAGAATACTTGTCTGCGTTATCCAGCAGATTTACCATCACTTGTTGAAGCAATACAGCATCAACCAGTATTAAGGCCTGGCTATCGGCAATTTGTACATTTACTGGTCGGTTATTTAACTTTTTATCTAGTCGGCGCAAAGCGCAACCAACAATTTCCTCAGCTTCGTACCATTGCCGATTCAGTACAACTTCACCGGCCTCCAGTTGCGCCATATCCAGAATTTTGATGGTCAACTCCGACATCCGCTGAACTTCTTCATTGATGGCTCGTACCAGTTTACGGCGGCTGTTTTCATCCAGATGTTCGCCATCCGACTCCAAGGCACTGGATGCACTAACAATAGTTGCTAATGGCGTACGCAGATCGTGGGAAATACTGCTAAGCAGAGAGTTTCTTAATGTTTCGGACTGCATTTTCAAGGTGGCATCTTTGGCTTGTTCAGCCAAATTAGCCCGCTCCAAAGTATGAACTATCTGATTCACAAAAGTGTCCAGCAAACGCCGCTGTTCCGGCAAGAATATGCGCCGCAAATTAATCGGCTCGAGAACCAGCACACCAATAGCACCTGTCGATCCGATAAGTGGGATGTATACAGCTTTCTCACTAGGCAAGGTATCGGTGCCGTTACCAGCTATCTGACCATGATTAAATACCCAACGAGCCACCCCCAAGTCGGCACCCAGTAATGAAATTGGCAAAGGTATATGGGGGGGATAACACAACTTACCGTTCCGATCGGGGAATAAAAATGTATTGCGACCACCAAATTCAGCATGGATATGCCGTACACCAATTTCTATAATCTCATCTTCCAAACGAGCTTCCGCCAACTCCTTGCTCAAATGATAAAGCGTGGATGCGCGTCGCTCTCTGTATCGGGCTACCTGGGTCTGGGAACGTACGTTATCGGCTAGATTGCTGGTAACTGCACCCACCACCAACATGACGGCCAGGCCTATCAGATCCTCTGGATCGGCTATTGCGAAAGAAAAAATAGGTGGTGCAAAAAAGAATGCAAATAAAGCGGCACTTGCTAATGACGCCAAAATTGAAGGCCATAAGCCAAAACGCATAGCCACGAAGAACACGCCCAGCAGATATACCAAAAGAATATTACTCGGGCTCAACACTTCACGAAACGGCCAGTCGATTAAGGTCAAGACCAGAGCTGTCACAACACCCCACAGCGGATTTCCATAATTCTTATCAGAACTTAACCGGTCGACATGATCTTCAGCCAATTCAGGCGATGACTTTAAGATGGGCAGACTTTCGTCACCTAACAGATAAAAATTGATGCCGTGGGCCTGACTGATAATAGTGTCTACCACTGAACCCAAAAACCATCTGCGCCAACCTTTTCGACTGGGCCGGCCTAAAACCAGTTTGTTGATATTATGTTCGTGGGCATACTGGAGTATGGTGTTTCCCATGTTTTGCCCAGACAAAGTAACCGTGTTGGCACCCAGACGCTCGGCCAGGCGCAAAGCCTTTAACACCTCATCCCGACGGGAGGAGGAAAGCCGCTGTAAAGCCGGTGTTTCGACATAAACAGCAATCCAACTAGCGTGCAGACTGGTAGCCAGACGTTTTGCCGCCCGCACCAGTTTTACCGCTTGGTGATTAGGGCCAATACATACCAATATTCGCTCTCCCACATTCCAAACTTCACGGATTGCATTTTCCTGGCGATAATCCTGCATTTGCGCATCCACTCTTTCAGCGGTACGGCGCAGCGCCAGTTCCCTTAGCGCTATCAGATTACCTTTGCGAAAAAAATGACTCAGCGCACGCTCTGCTTTTTCAGGTAAATAAACTTTTCCTTCGCGCAATCGCATCAACAATTCGTCGGGCGGTAAATCCACCAGCTCTACTTCATCTGCCGCTTCAAATACCGTGTCGGGCACGGTTTCCCAAACGCGGATACCGACAAAACGACCGACATCCTCATGTAGGCTTTCCAGATGCTGTACATTCAGCGTCGTGTAAACATCGATACCGCTTTCCAACAATTCTTGGACATCCTGCCAACGTTTGGGATGGCGCATGCCGGAAAAATTGGTATGCGCTAATTCATCGACCAGAATTAAATCCGGATTTCGTTTTAGCGCCGCATCCAGATCAAACTCCTTGCGGCAACTACCACGACGGTTCTTCATCAATACTGGAAGCTGCACCAAATCTGCCAATTGCGCCTGAGTTTCCGTTCTGCCATGGGTTTCTACAAAACCCACCACTACATCTCGGCCATCCTGTGCCAACAAACGGGCCGCCTGTAACATGGCATAGGTTTTACCTACACCCGCCGCCGCCCCAAAAAAAATTTTCAGGTGCCCACGGCCATTGCGCGCCTCATAGCGTTTTGCTCGCTCTAAGAGTCGATCAGGATCAGGCCTATGCATGGCTTCTTACTCGCAGAAATAAGTGGAATGACTTTCTAACAACTGAACTGTTCCTTAATTGCCTACTGTACTGCTAAAAAAGCCTTGGTCATGTACTCTTTCAGCTTTTTGTCTTCATCATAAATAAGCAGCGCTTTAACATCTTTTTCTTCTGCGATGCGCTCGGCTGCCTTCTCGCCAACGCACAGCAGTGCGGTGTCCCAGGCATCCGCCCAGGCCGGATCATCATGCATGACAGTAACAGAACGCAGATGATGGCTGACAGGCCGGCCTGTTTTAGGATTCAAAATATGCGAATAGGTGATGCCCTTGTCTTCAAAAAAATTTCGATAAGTGCCGGCGGTCATGACAGCCGAGCCGGCCTCTTCTCTAATGTCTATCACCCTTTGTACGCTTCTTGATACAGGGACAGGTGTTTCGACACCAATTCGCCAGTTATCACCATTGGCCTTACGGCCTTTAACCATCATTTCCCCACCGATTTCGACCAGATAATTCTGAATCCCCAATGCTTCCAAACGATGCGCCACCACACCGACACTATAGCCTTGGGCAATGGAAGATAAATCAATCTTGAGTTTGGGATCTTTCTTTCTAATCCGCTGCTTAGTTCCATCAATTTCAAGCAGCGACATGCCGATGTGAGGTAAGAGCGCCGCAATTTCTTGATCCGTTGGCACCCGTGTGTCATGGCTAGAAAACCCCCATAAATCGAACAGGGGTTTTACGGTCAAATCATAACAACCCTCCGAATATTGATAGACAGCGTTGGCAATAAGCAGTAAATCGGTAATTTCCCGTGAAATCGGCAGCCAATGACCAGTTTCCTGGCGATTGATACGCGATATTTCCGAATCTTCTCGATAATTTGACAATTGCGCATCAATTTCAGCCAGTGTCGTCGATATTTGCCGCCTAATCTCTTCCAAAGGCGACGACTTATCATCAAGTACCATTTTGATATGATAAGTAGTGCCCTGAGCTGCACCTTCCACTTCAGTTTCACTACGGTTATCTTGGCATCCGGATAACATCAGACAAATCAATATAATTGTTGATAAACAAGCGGTTTTCATCGTCTTCTCGCTAATATTTAATCTTGAGTAAGCAAAATTCATGGGCATGACATTAAAACTGCACAACTGCGTCTATTCCCATTACCACCTGATTAAACTGCCGCCCTGCATCAAAAGGTGCAGTTTGTGCCTGCGCCCAGTCGTAACGCACTTCAGGGCGAACCAGCAACCAGACTTTGGGTTTCCAGTTTAGACCTGCTGTCACATCGTAATAACTGGCCTCGCCACTGTTATAACGAAAACCACTCTGGTCGCGAAACCATTCGCCGCGCACCCCCAGCCCCCAAACATCGTTGAGCTGATAAGTAAGATAATTAACAACGGAATACCAGACAGCTGTCGTCTGATTATTATTGACGGCATGATTCACGGTGCCTCTGTCGTGCTGTATCACATAATGCCATTTTCCAAATTGTTGCTGAAAAATCACCGAGTAATACTCCAAATCATTGTTCGGCATATTCTGGTAAGCGTTGCCCTGCATAATTGAAAACGACAACGCCGTGCCTGTATCGGCGTTAGCCCAATTAATACCGCTCATCTGCCCCCAAGCCCCCGGATTCAAGTCGAAATTGTCCATCCCCTTAGCTGCGCTAAGATTGACATTCCATTGATCATTGATGGTGTAATTGAACAATGCACCGGTGGTGGTAAAAGGTGATGATTTAAAGCTATAGGTATGAGATGAAAAGAAATTCAAGGCCGATGGCACCGATTCATAACCGATAATGGTATAAAAATGGCCTAATTTTCCACTCAAGCCATTACCGACCGGCGCAAACACTTCCACATAGGCTTGCGGCACCGCCATATTGTAATAACTATCCGGATTCATAATTTTGGTATCCCAGGTTCCGGCTGCCTGGGTATAACGCGTGTCTGTACCGAACATATAGTCCAATCGACCGCCGATATCCCAATGCTCGCCTTTGCTAACGGCTTTTTCGACGAAAAGATTCAGTTGATATAAATTCAACTCACCGTTGCGATCAGTCATATTCATGGGGCCATTACTACTATCGTGCGGATCATCAGTGTTGTAATTAATACCAGCTGTTCCCCAGCCACCCAAAGTCCAACCACTATTTTTCAGTCCAAGCCAACTGCTTGCATCTTTACCAGCGTATTGGGAAATAAGTCCGGTTGCGGTTGGGTCGGCCTCGTCGGCGCTGGCCGAACAAGCAAACACCAGCACTCCACAAATGCCAAGAGTGATATGAAAGCCTAACTTTGTCATGGGCAAAAACCTTAATTGTTATTATTTGAATTTGATAACTCGTCCAGAGCCAGATTAAGTTCCAAAACATTAACCCTGGATTCTCCTAAAAAGCCAAATAAGACTGGCCGGATATGAGCTTGTATTAATTCTCTTACTTGTAGAACCGATAAATGCCGTGCTTTAGCCACACGGTTTATTTGATAGTGGGCGCTGGCTAGGCTTATCTCCGGATCTAGCCCACTGGCGGACGAAGTAGCCAGATCGGCAGGAATCGGCTTGTGCTTATCCGGATCGGCGGATTGCAAAGCCAGCACCCGAGCACTAACTTCCTGGACTAGTGCCGGATTTAAGGGTCCAAGATTGGAGCCACCCGATAAACCGGCGTTGTATGGAAAGCTACCCGTGGCGGACAACCTTCCCCAAAAGTAATAATCACTACTAAAGTTCTGGCCTATCAACCGAGAACCAATCAGCTTACCGTCCTTCTCAATCAAACTGCCGTTTGCTTGAACCGGAAAAAACAGCTGGGCGATCCCTGTTATTAACAATGGGTAGCCTAAGCCGGTTAATATTAAGAAAAATATAAAGGTGGAGCATAAGGGACGCAGATTATTATTCATTATTAATACTCCTGATCAGACCAGATTAAGAAAACCCAAGATAAGGTCAATGGCCTTGATACAAAGGAAAGGGGTAATCACTCCACCCAAGCCGTATACAAATAAATTCCGCTGTAATAATTTGGCAGCACCCAAGGGACGATATTCCACCCCCTGCAGTGCCAG
Coding sequences within it:
- the msrB gene encoding peptide-methionine (R)-S-oxide reductase MsrB, producing the protein MTTPSDNEQDWRQKLTPEQYHVCWEKGTEPAFTGKYTDCTATGIYHCVCCSQPLFSSENKFHSGCGWPSFWKALHADTLTQIEDTTHGMRRVEVTCTNCGAHLGHVFPDGPPPTGLRYCINSVAIDLQVSS
- a CDS encoding M18 family aminopeptidase; this translates as MTAAVLAQDLLDFIDASPSPWHAVASIEQKLLTFNFQRLEETNVWSLSSGGRYYVIRDDSSIVLFVLGKQSVAETGFKIVGAHTDSPGLRVKPNPLLNSDNIQRLALEVYGGPILATFTDRDLGLAGRVAYQDAVGNIISRLVKFPNPLLRLPNLAIHMNRAVNEDGLKLNKQTELAAILSANANQQLHADYFSSLLSLASGIAEADILGWELNAYDTQSGSFWGAEQEFLANSQLDNLASCHAGLSAFLAETSLNSGNSLVCAFFDHEEVGSESCKGASGSLLGDILQRIVNATDTSRDAYHRAMTHSFMISADMAHAYQPSFPNAYEPNHKLLVNQGPVIKINANQRYASECKSAAQFIQYCRKAGVPYQQYSHRGDLPCGSTIGPLTSAKLGIRTVDVGNPMWAMHSLRESAGVLDHSYMVQALSSFFTN
- a CDS encoding thiol-disulfide oxidoreductase DCC family protein; translation: MSTRADFILFYDGLCPICRREVAWLRRRNQNAKLGFVDINAAEFKAEVYGKTMSELVAEIHGVYEDGRLIKDVAVFEVVYQAVGLGWLAALLRCPVLKPVWNVLYRGFAKSRPGLGRLLGGKACHRSGGCSNW
- a CDS encoding DUF3466 family protein, producing the protein MTQIKRLLTFALVLGCNTGTVQASTYTFSAFDDPNATRGTYATGLNNNGVVTGYFSDGTGDHGFTDANGTYTTLDDPNAVPSLGALGNGTHALAINSGGQVVGEYFKATGGGHGFLYDGGTYTTIDVPGASIGTAALSINAGGEIVGLYQGASGTIHGFTYTAGTYTTLDDPNALTGLNNGTFLTGINASGEIAGSYNDAGGEHGFVYSGGAFTTIDDPNATQGTYVTGINDLGWLIGTYTDNNSNHGFVYENGVFTTLDYPSAIAGVIAPGYSNGTLGYGINTSGLVSGNFIDAGGRHGFLATPSNVPLPSALYLFGSAIAAFFGMKQQKHSKPFIAG
- a CDS encoding response regulator gives rise to the protein MQTALLLLVEDDPQFRSLLTTTLENQQYTVLAVETGKEGLDTARSKHPKLMILDLGLPDIDGQEVICRLRKWTDLPIIVLSARNKEGDITQALDNGADDYLTKPFSNAELLSRIKVLLRRIGKLPNSNQEVFQTGELKVELTKRRVFMGAREIHLTQIEFRLLCALIHNAGFVVTHRQLLEKVWGASFIEHNHYLRIYMGQLRHKIEADPARPRYLLTETGVGYRLNED
- a CDS encoding sensor histidine kinase, giving the protein MHRPDPDRLLERAKRYEARNGRGHLKIFFGAAAGVGKTYAMLQAARLLAQDGRDVVVGFVETHGRTETQAQLADLVQLPVLMKNRRGSCRKEFDLDAALKRNPDLILVDELAHTNFSGMRHPKRWQDVQELLESGIDVYTTLNVQHLESLHEDVGRFVGIRVWETVPDTVFEAADEVELVDLPPDELLMRLREGKVYLPEKAERALSHFFRKGNLIALRELALRRTAERVDAQMQDYRQENAIREVWNVGERILVCIGPNHQAVKLVRAAKRLATSLHASWIAVYVETPALQRLSSSRRDEVLKALRLAERLGANTVTLSGQNMGNTILQYAHEHNINKLVLGRPSRKGWRRWFLGSVVDTIISQAHGINFYLLGDESLPILKSSPELAEDHVDRLSSDKNYGNPLWGVVTALVLTLIDWPFREVLSPSNILLVYLLGVFFVAMRFGLWPSILASLASAALFAFFFAPPIFSFAIADPEDLIGLAVMLVVGAVTSNLADNVRSQTQVARYRERRASTLYHLSKELAEARLEDEIIEIGVRHIHAEFGGRNTFLFPDRNGKLCYPPHIPLPISLLGADLGVARWVFNHGQIAGNGTDTLPSEKAVYIPLIGSTGAIGVLVLEPINLRRIFLPEQRRLLDTFVNQIVHTLERANLAEQAKDATLKMQSETLRNSLLSSISHDLRTPLATIVSASSALESDGEHLDENSRRKLVRAINEEVQRMSELTIKILDMAQLEAGEVVLNRQWYEAEEIVGCALRRLDKKLNNRPVNVQIADSQALILVDAVLLQQVMVNLLDNADKYSSEGLPIDISVETTPFGLTITIADRGPGIAEEFQHKIFDKFFRIHAESAQSGVGLGLSICRAIVEAHGGEVSVSNRNGGGAIFQLHLPILQSPPSIEPE
- a CDS encoding FAD:protein FMN transferase codes for the protein MNFAYSRLNISEKTMKTACLSTIILICLMLSGCQDNRSETEVEGAAQGTTYHIKMVLDDKSSPLEEIRRQISTTLAEIDAQLSNYREDSEISRINRQETGHWLPISREITDLLLIANAVYQYSEGCYDLTVKPLFDLWGFSSHDTRVPTDQEIAALLPHIGMSLLEIDGTKQRIRKKDPKLKIDLSSIAQGYSVGVVAHRLEALGIQNYLVEIGGEMMVKGRKANGDNWRIGVETPVPVSRSVQRVIDIREEAGSAVMTAGTYRNFFEDKGITYSHILNPKTGRPVSHHLRSVTVMHDDPAWADAWDTALLCVGEKAAERIAEEKDVKALLIYDEDKKLKEYMTKAFLAVQ
- a CDS encoding porin: MTKLGFHITLGICGVLVFACSASADEADPTATGLISQYAGKDASSWLGLKNSGWTLGGWGTAGINYNTDDPHDSSNGPMNMTDRNGELNLYQLNLFVEKAVSKGEHWDIGGRLDYMFGTDTRYTQAAGTWDTKIMNPDSYYNMAVPQAYVEVFAPVGNGLSGKLGHFYTIIGYESVPSALNFFSSHTYSFKSSPFTTTGALFNYTINDQWNVNLSAAKGMDNFDLNPGAWGQMSGINWANADTGTALSFSIMQGNAYQNMPNNDLEYYSVIFQQQFGKWHYVIQHDRGTVNHAVNNNQTTAVWYSVVNYLTYQLNDVWGLGVRGEWFRDQSGFRYNSGEASYYDVTAGLNWKPKVWLLVRPEVRYDWAQAQTAPFDAGRQFNQVVMGIDAVVQF
- the kdpC gene encoding potassium-transporting ATPase subunit KdpC, whose translation is MNNNLRPLCSTFIFFLILTGLGYPLLITGIAQLFFPVQANGSLIEKDGKLIGSRLIGQNFSSDYYFWGRLSATGSFPYNAGLSGGSNLGPLNPALVQEVSARVLALQSADPDKHKPIPADLATSSASGLDPEISLASAHYQINRVAKARHLSVLQVRELIQAHIRPVLFGFLGESRVNVLELNLALDELSNSNNNN